From a single Capsicum annuum cultivar UCD-10X-F1 chromosome 12, UCD10Xv1.1, whole genome shotgun sequence genomic region:
- the LOC124889697 gene encoding uncharacterized protein LOC124889697, which produces MQASTKPDATPIGSSNGFKLEYIAPDVDSKLVEIELEDISSESDHWRNSVVCYVMGTYPPFSVMKGYVQRLWTKYGINKISMLRNEIVLVRFNHEDGKNAAIEKGIYHFDNKPFIVKAWSPDREFTREELQTVPIWIKFPGLDFKYWSPKSLSKLGSLVGKPLMVDQSTEKKLGLNFTRLLVEVSTDATLLDSVVLKNEKGQLIRQKVQYDCKPILCKHYDKYGHSEENCRKKQTSKVIPVISNNADQGQGDPKVQVDVAKMKQQDDTYKIGNGKIPPVPTPNDGTVWVTPQHRGRQRQEINNQIESENKFEVLQRMSPGKNDVIKSASMENDSPHSQLGNG; this is translated from the exons ATGCAAGCTTCGACAAAACCTGATGCAACTCCAATTGGATCTAGCAACG GATTTAAGCTGGAGTATATAGCACCAGATGTGGATTCAAAGCTAGTCGAGATTGAATTGGAGGACATTAGCTCTGAAAGTGACCATTGGAGGAATTCGGTGGTGTGTTATGTGATGGGAACTTATCCTCCGTTTAGTGTGATGAAAGGATATGTCCAGAGGCTATGGACTAAGTATGGCATCAACAAAATCTCTATGTTAAGGAATGAGATTGTACTTGTGAGGTTTAATCATGAGGATGGGAAGAATGCTGCTATAGAAAAGGGCATTTATCACTTCGATAACAAGCCTTTTATTGTCAAGGCTTGGAGCCCTGATAGGGAATTTACTAGAGAGGAGCTTCAAACCGTTCCTATTTGGATTAAATTTCCTGGTTTAGACTTCAAATATTGGAGTCCCAAGAGCTTAAGCAAGTTAGGGAGTCTGGTCGGAAAACCACTAATGGTGGATCAAAGTACTGAGAAAAAATTGGGTCTGAATTTTACCAGGCTACTGGTGGAAGTTAGTACGGATGCCACCCTGCTAGATTCTGTTGTTTTAAAAAATGAGAAGGGCCAACTGATTAGGCAGAAGGTGCAATATGATTGTAAGCCAATTTTATGTAAACATTACGATAAGTATGGTCATTCGGAAGAAAATTGTAGGAAGAAGCAAACTTCTAAAGTTATACCAGTTATTTCAAATAACGCAGATCAAGGTCAGGGTGATCCAAAAGTGCAAGTAGATGTTGCTAAAATGAAGCAGCAGGATGACACGTATAAAATTGGGAATGGTAAGATTCCTCCTGTTCCTACTCCGAATGATGGGACTGTATGGGTTACACCTCAACACAGAGGTCGGCAGAGGCAAGAGATTAATAACCAGATTGAGAGTGAAAACAAATTTGAGGTGCTACAAAGAATGAGTCCTGGCAAGAATGACGTAATCAAGTCAGCTTCAATGGAAAATGACTCACCTCATTCCCAACTAGGAAATGGTTAA